A genomic segment from Garra rufa chromosome 5, GarRuf1.0, whole genome shotgun sequence encodes:
- the fbxw2 gene encoding F-box/WD repeat-containing protein 2, translating to MEKAAFEGWLESVSTTFLALSDQQRNQSLDHLISLSGAAQLRHLSNRLEALLKRDFLRLLPLELAFYLLRWLDPQTLLTCCLVCKQWNKVINTCTEVWQSVCRDLGWRIDESIQDATHWKVVYLKAKLRMKQLREEDAFETSSLIGHSARVYALYYRDGLLCTGSDDLSAKLWDVRTGQCVYGIQTHTCATVKFDEQKLVTGSFDNTIACWEWSTGAKIQQFRGHTGAVFSIDYNDDLDTLVSGSADFTVKVWSLSSGTCVNTLTGHTEWVTKVHLQKSQVESMMHSPGDYILLSVDKYEIKVWPIGCEINCKCLKTLSVSEDRSVCLQPRLQFDGRYIVCCSDLGIYQWDFASFDVVRVIKPQQDPSSLSLLSFGEVFALLFDNHHLYVMDLRTEITVGRWPLPAYRKSKRGSSFLPGVTSWLNGLDGKNDAGLVFATSMPDHSIHLVLWRENG from the exons ATGGAAAAGGCGGCTTTTGAGGGGTGGCTGGAGTCAGTTTCCACCACCTTCCTGGCGCTAAGTGACCAGCAGCGCAACCAATCGCTGGACCACCTCATCTCACTGAGCGGCGCCGCCCAACTGCGACACCTGTCCAATAGGTTGGAAGCGCTGCTGAAGCGGGATTTCCTGCGCCTGCTGCCATTAGAGCTGGCCTTCTACCTGCTGCGCTGGCTGGACCCCCAAACCCTGCTCACCTGCTGTCTGGTGTGCAAGCAGTGGAATAAAGTCATCAATACCTGTACAGAAGTGTGGCAGAGCGTGTGTCGAGACCTGGGGTGGCGCATCGATGAGTCCATCCAGGATGCAACACACTGGAAAGTTGTTTACCTAAAGGCCAAACTGCGCATGAAGCAGCTAAGGGAGGAGGATGCTTTTGAGACAAGCTCTCTCATTGGACACAGTGCTCGGGTATATGCTCTCTACTACCGGGATGGGCTCCTCTGCACAG GTTCTGATGACCTGTCAGCCAAACTATGGGATGTCCGCACAGGGCAGTGTGTCTACGGCATCCAGACCCACACCTGTGCCACTGTCAAATTTGATGAGCAGAAACTAGTGACAGGGTCTTTTGACAACACCATTGCATGCTGGGAGTGGAGCACTGGTGCCAAAATCCAGCAATTCCGAGGACATACTGGGGCGG TATTCAGCATAGACTACAACGATGATTTGGACACCCTGGTCAGCGGCTCAGCAGACTTCACTGTAAAAGTCTGGTCCCTGTCTTCAGGCACCTGTGTCAACACTCTTACTGGACACACTGAGTGGGTCACTAAG GTGCACCTTCAAAAAAGCCAAGTGGAGTCCATGATGCACAGTCCTGGTGACTACATACTACTGAGTGTTGATAAGTATGAAATAAAG GTGTGGCCTATAGGCTGTGAGATCAACTGTAAGTGCTTGAAGACTCTATCCGTGTCAGAAGACCGCAGTGTCTGCTTGCAGCCGCGATTGCAGTTTGACGGCCGCTACATTGTCTGTTGTTCAGACCTGGGCATATACCAGTGGGACTTTGCAAGTTTTGATGTCGTCAG AGTCATCAAGCCACAGCAGGACCCCTCCAGTCTCTCTCTGCTTAGTTTCGGTGAGGTCTTCGCTCTGCTTTTTGACAACCACCACCTCTATGTTATGGACTTAAGGACTGAGATCACCGTAGGGCGCTGGCCACTGCCCGCCTACCGCAAATCCAAACGTGGCTCTAGTTTCTTACCGGGCGTCACCTCCTGGCTCAACGGATTGGACGGCAAGAACGATGCGGGCCTGGTGTTCGCCACCAGCATGCCCGACCATAGCATTCATCTGGTTCTTTGGAGAGAGAACGGGTAG